One stretch of Zingiber officinale cultivar Zhangliang chromosome 6B, Zo_v1.1, whole genome shotgun sequence DNA includes these proteins:
- the LOC121989565 gene encoding kinesin-like protein KIN-7I isoform X1 has translation MERIYVTVRARPLSPEESKCSPWKISGSSIHLTNQPSKFEFDRVFGDDCRTIDVYEARTKEIVASAVRGFNGTVFAYGQTNSGKTYTMRGSNSEPGIIPLAVHDLFKSIQEDMDREFLLRMSYMEIYNEEINDLLVPEHRKLQIHESLERGIYVAGLREEIVTCAEQVLDLMEFGESHRHIGETNMNLHSSRSHTIFRMIIESKERVEEEGTIDSCDAVRVSVLNLVDLAGSERAAKTGAEGVRLKEGSHINKSLMTLGTVIKKLSEGAESQGGHVPYRDSKLTRILQPALGGNANTSIICNITLAQVHADETKSSLQFASRALRVTNCACVNEILTDAALLRRQRKEIEGLRAKLLSSHSEHLGEEILNLRNTLLQSELEKDRISLELEEEKKAKAHREKRLLEQAKKIANLSSLVLCSERDDKSTYLSQNKRRLTWCPGPSRKCNNEVPVPDSIATDRIRHDSDIGFHVPFEELIKENNVNPDNMNHDASLPDNSEDDYDCKNFFFPDAHALLHVTDRKKIHSKKLGLLSAVSETDECNHIDIEKSMSCHRQNALDLEFKSPAKKLSEFSPSHGSTIASSGKTSCSVTRGCKSLTERESEAIVVIKQLQDQIKSLEIEKASIQKNLDNVLELATEQNASFKEKYEELNQELLHAQEEARASCEQLQPVVLTDAVIGIKSDLSGKVVTEVQDLAMQVEHSKKSMDDTVSIVKDLFNDFSILADAFMEFRSFADADAAQFKSIIAGHNEIQRCTMKRNCELEQEKDILHKQSVAYQNQLQELISELENQRKAMDDLGLQHDLQRDDLLSQVLSLQKEVSCLSSSSIVREKETIRKELDKTKAKLKDTDFKLKNAIQDKIKLESEKAQAEREIKHLQSQNVVLERDIWRRDSLGARMRDSKSSDYNRQKGVNMIEQNLQEDHQKLELRVFEMEAEITCLNEALLCAFNEKEEAVSRNEFLNSEIEALSEKLGTAGSEIKSLKGEMVAMAERLVESESVLKETESSMNSVLREKEEMGIQFADALLEMEAEKSIWSSKEKALLDASEKLKMQINLTQKLSENLQEAKNDLKFSEEQCEELKERLIFVEEKAQEEKQSSLAKSSEIDQLRNDLKQCAVEIVELNEVKSRFEALSSEHQHTCEELRKLQEHVSIISREKDELSSLESAIGQELIVKAKTDSNELEKRLLQMELKMHKDNLNYNKERTKLRMQLRSMQATLDAYRGRYKEVVDEMGLMNKKYEEASTKLKKQLAQYGNEILNLKKQLVTK, from the exons ATGGAGAGGATCTACGTGACCGTGAGGGCGCGGCCGCTCTCCCCGGAGGAATCCAAGTGCAGCCCATGGAAGATCTCCGGTAGTTCCATCCACCTCACGAACCAGCCTTCCAAGTTCGAATTCG ACAGGGTTTTTGGAGACGATTGCAGAACTATTGATGTCTACGAAGCTCGCACCAAGGAGATCGTTGCTTCCGCCGTCCGCGGCTTTAATG GCACAGTTTTTGCCTATGGGCAAACTAACAGTGGCAAAACTTATACTATGCGGGGTTCAAATTCAGAACCTGGAATTATCCCCCTCGCTGTGCATGATTTATTCAAGAGCATCCAAGAG GATATGGATAGAGAGTTCCTTCTCCGCATGTCTTACATGGAGATATATAATGAGGAAATAAATGATCTTCTGGTCCCAGAGCATCGTAAATTGCAAATCCATGAAAGCCTCGAG AGGGGTATATATGTTGCTGGTTTAAGAGAAGAGATTGTGACCTGTGCTGAACAAGTTCTTGATTTGATGGAGTTTGGTGAAT CTCATCGCCATATCGGAGAGACAAACATGAATCTTCATAGTAGTAGGTCTCACACTATATTTCGCATG ATTATTGAGAGTAAGGAAAGGGTGGAAGAAGAGGGCACAATTGATTCTTGTGATGCAGTCCGTGTATCAGTTCTT AATTTGGTGGATTTAGCTGGGTCTGAACGTGCAGCCAAGACTGGCGCAGAAGGCGTGCGACTGAAAGAGGGTTCTCATATAAACAAAAGCCTAATGACGCTTGGTACTGTCATAAAAAAGTTAAGTGAAGGTGCAGAAAGCCAAGG CGGTCATGTTCCTTATAGGGACAGTAAGCTCACTCGGATTTTACAGCCTGCACTTGGAGGAAATGCTAACACTTCAATCATTTGCAACATTACATTGGCACAG GTTCATGCGGACGAGACTAAAAGCAGTCTTCAGTTTGCAAGCAGAGCACTGCGTGTTACCAATTGCGCATGTGTTAATGAG ATCCTAACAGATGCAGCTTTATTAAGACGCCAAAGGAAAGAAATTGAAGGGTTACGAGCAAAATTATTG AGCTCTCACTCAGAGCATTTGGGGGAAGAAATACTTAACCTTCGAAACACTCTGCTACAG AGTGAGCTTGAGAAGGACAGAATATCATTGGAGCTAGAAGAGGAAAAGAAAGCTAAAGCTCATCGTGAAAAGAGATTGCTAGAGCAAGCCAAGAAAATTGCTAACCTTAGTTCACTGGTATTATGTTCTGAAAGGGATGATAAGAGTACATACCTTAGTCAG AACAAAAGAAGACTAACATGGTGCCCAGGACCTTCTCGAAAATGTAACAATGAG GTGCCCGTTCCAGATTCAATTGCTACAGATCGCATTAGACATGATTCTGATATTGGTTTCCATGTCCCTTTTGAAgaattaataaaagaaaataatgttAATCCGGATAACATGAATCATGATGCTAGTTTGCCTGATAATTCGGAGGATGACTATGATTGCAAGAACTTCTTTTTTCCAGATGCACATGCTTTGCTGCATGTTACAGATAGGAAAAAAATCCATTCCAAAAAGCTTGGCTTGCTTTCG GCAGTAAGTGAAACTGATGAATGCAACCACATTGACATAGAAAAGAGCATGAGTTGTCATCGCCAG AATGCCCTGGACTTAGAATTTAAAAGCCCAGCAAAAAAGTTATCTGAATTCAGTCCTAGCCATGGCAGCACTATTGCCTCGAGTGGTAAAACAAGCTGCAGCGTAACTCGTGGGTGTAAAAGCTTAACTGAGAGGGAATCAGAGGCAATCGTTGTCATCAAACAACTCCAGGATCAG ATCAAGTCACTAGAAATTGAGAAGGCATCTATTCAAAAAAATTTGGACAATGTTCTTGAGTTGGCTACTGAACAGAATGCTTCCTTCAAGGAGAAGTATGAAGAG ctCAATCAAGAGCTTTTACATGCGCAAGAAGAGGCTAGGGCGTCTTGTGAACAGCTTCAACCAGTGGTACTAACCGATGCAGTTata GGAATTAAGTCAGATTTATCTGGAAAGGTTGTAACTGAAGTCCAAGACTTAGCGATGCAGGTTGAACATTCAAAGAAATCTATGGATGATACTGTATCCATAGTTAAAGATCTATTCAATGATTTCTCCATCCTAGCTGATGCATTTATG GAATTCAGGTCATTTGCTGATGCAGATGCTGCTCAGTTCAAATCAATAATTGCAGGACATAACGAAATACAAAGATGTACGATGAAGAGAAATTGTGAGCTTGAGCAAGAAAAG GACATTCTCCACAAACAATCTGTTGCCTATCAGAATCAACTGCAGGAACTTATATCTGAATTGGAAAATCAGCGGAAAGCTATGGAT GATCTTGGACTTCAACATGATCTTCAGAGGGATGACCTCCTGTCTCAAGTCCTCAGTCTTCAAAAAGAAGTGTCATGCTTGTCATCCTCTTCTATAGTAAGAGAGAAGGAAACCATCAGAAAGGAACTTGATAAAACCAAGGCAAAGTTGAAGGATACGGATTTCAAGCTTAAAAATGCTATTCAAGACAAGATAAAACTAGAG AGTGAAAAGGCACAGGCTGAGCGAGAAATCAAGCACTTGCAAAGTCAAAATGTTGTTCTCGAACGTGATATTTGGAGACGTGACTCACTTGGTGCTAGGATGCGTGACTCTAAATCAAGTGATTATAACCGGCAAAAGGGTGTCAACATGATTGAGCAAAATCTTCAG GAAGACCACCAAAAACTAGAGCTTCGTGTCTTTGAAATGGAGGCTGAGATCACTTGTTTGAATGAGGCTTTGCTGTGTGCATTTAATGAAAAGGAAGAAGCCGTCTCAAggaatgaatttttgaattcagaaatagaggcTCTTTCGGAGAAGTTAGGCACTGCAGGTTCTGAGATAAAGTCATTGAAGGGGGAGATGGTAGCCATG GCAGAGAGATTGGTTGAGTCTGAATCAGTTTTGAAAGAAACGGAGTCCTCTATGAACTCTGTgttaagagaaaaagaagagatgGGAATA CAATTTGCAGATGCCCTTTTAGAAATGGAGGCAGAAAAATCGATATGGTCATCTAAAGAGAAAGCTTTGTTGGATGCtagtgaaaaattaaaaatgcagATTAATCTGACTCAGAAACTATCTGAAAATTTACAAGAG GCAAAGAATGATCTGAAGTTTTCTGAAGAACAATGCGAGGAACTAAAGGAAAGGCTAATCTTCGTCGAAGAAAAGGCACAGGAAGAGAAACAAAGCAG CTTGGCCAAGTCTTCTGAGATTGATCAACTAAGAAACGATCTTAAGCAGTGTGCAGTTGAGATTGTGGAACTGAATGAA GTGAAGTCAAGATTTGAAGCACTGTCATCAGAACACCAACATACTTGTGAAGAATTACGAAAACTGCAGGAGCACGTGAGCATCATTTCTAGAGAAAAGGATGAGTTATCTTCTCTGGAATCTGCTATTGGTCAAGAATTG ATAGTGAAGGCCAAGACTGATTCAAATGAATTAGAAAAAAGGCTTTTGCAAATGGAACTCAAAATGCACAAG GATAACTTAAACTACAACAAAGAGAGAACAAAGCTCAGAATGCAGCTTCGCTCAATGCAGGCAACTTTAGATGCTTATCGTGGTCGATACAAAGAGGTTGTCGATGAAATGGGTCTGATGAACAAGAAATATGAAGAAGCATCGACCAAGTTAAAGAAGCAACTAGCTCAATATGGTAATGAAATACTTAACTTGAAGAAGCAGTTGGTCACTAAATAA
- the LOC121989564 gene encoding uncharacterized protein LOC121989564, with product MGKKARRAIVDASPAVDCCRVGKDTIDRGRFKRQYLMQDYEELKKESEAKKKQLELIKQKKRRLMNEVKILGKKYLSFLENPSQTTLFGIKKQFNQLSSSSACNNLPLYALGEVKNQKVTEAAKPSTTTLLDLNQFSHLDDESHMESLKLEV from the exons ATGGGGAAAAAGGCGAGGAGGGCGATCGTGGATGCGTCACCGGCCGTGGATTGTTGTCGAGTTGGGAAGGATACCATTGATAGGGGAAGATTCAAGCGTCAGTACCTGATGCAGGACTACGAGGAGTTGAAAAAG GAGTCTGAAGCAAAGAAGAAACAGTTAGAACTGATAAAACAGAAGAAGCGAAGACTCATGAATGAAGTCAA AATCCTTGGAAAGAAATACCTGTCCTTTTTGGAAAATCCATCACAAACAACCCTTTTCGGAATCAAAAAGCAATTTAATCAATTGTCATCATCTTCTGCTTGCAATAATCTACCATTATATGCCCTTGGTGAAGTGAAAAATCAGAAAGTAACTGAAGCAGCAAAACCCAGCACTACTACACTGCTAGATCTGAATCAATTCTCGCACCTG GATGATGAATCTCATATGGAGTCTTTGAAACTTGAAGTTTAG
- the LOC121989565 gene encoding kinesin-like protein KIN-7I isoform X2: MRGSNSEPGIIPLAVHDLFKSIQEDMDREFLLRMSYMEIYNEEINDLLVPEHRKLQIHESLERGIYVAGLREEIVTCAEQVLDLMEFGESHRHIGETNMNLHSSRSHTIFRMIIESKERVEEEGTIDSCDAVRVSVLNLVDLAGSERAAKTGAEGVRLKEGSHINKSLMTLGTVIKKLSEGAESQGGHVPYRDSKLTRILQPALGGNANTSIICNITLAQVHADETKSSLQFASRALRVTNCACVNEILTDAALLRRQRKEIEGLRAKLLSSHSEHLGEEILNLRNTLLQSELEKDRISLELEEEKKAKAHREKRLLEQAKKIANLSSLVLCSERDDKSTYLSQNKRRLTWCPGPSRKCNNEVPVPDSIATDRIRHDSDIGFHVPFEELIKENNVNPDNMNHDASLPDNSEDDYDCKNFFFPDAHALLHVTDRKKIHSKKLGLLSAVSETDECNHIDIEKSMSCHRQNALDLEFKSPAKKLSEFSPSHGSTIASSGKTSCSVTRGCKSLTERESEAIVVIKQLQDQIKSLEIEKASIQKNLDNVLELATEQNASFKEKYEELNQELLHAQEEARASCEQLQPVVLTDAVIGIKSDLSGKVVTEVQDLAMQVEHSKKSMDDTVSIVKDLFNDFSILADAFMEFRSFADADAAQFKSIIAGHNEIQRCTMKRNCELEQEKDILHKQSVAYQNQLQELISELENQRKAMDDLGLQHDLQRDDLLSQVLSLQKEVSCLSSSSIVREKETIRKELDKTKAKLKDTDFKLKNAIQDKIKLESEKAQAEREIKHLQSQNVVLERDIWRRDSLGARMRDSKSSDYNRQKGVNMIEQNLQEDHQKLELRVFEMEAEITCLNEALLCAFNEKEEAVSRNEFLNSEIEALSEKLGTAGSEIKSLKGEMVAMAERLVESESVLKETESSMNSVLREKEEMGIQFADALLEMEAEKSIWSSKEKALLDASEKLKMQINLTQKLSENLQEAKNDLKFSEEQCEELKERLIFVEEKAQEEKQSSLAKSSEIDQLRNDLKQCAVEIVELNEVKSRFEALSSEHQHTCEELRKLQEHVSIISREKDELSSLESAIGQELIVKAKTDSNELEKRLLQMELKMHKDNLNYNKERTKLRMQLRSMQATLDAYRGRYKEVVDEMGLMNKKYEEASTKLKKQLAQYGNEILNLKKQLVTK; this comes from the exons ATGCGGGGTTCAAATTCAGAACCTGGAATTATCCCCCTCGCTGTGCATGATTTATTCAAGAGCATCCAAGAG GATATGGATAGAGAGTTCCTTCTCCGCATGTCTTACATGGAGATATATAATGAGGAAATAAATGATCTTCTGGTCCCAGAGCATCGTAAATTGCAAATCCATGAAAGCCTCGAG AGGGGTATATATGTTGCTGGTTTAAGAGAAGAGATTGTGACCTGTGCTGAACAAGTTCTTGATTTGATGGAGTTTGGTGAAT CTCATCGCCATATCGGAGAGACAAACATGAATCTTCATAGTAGTAGGTCTCACACTATATTTCGCATG ATTATTGAGAGTAAGGAAAGGGTGGAAGAAGAGGGCACAATTGATTCTTGTGATGCAGTCCGTGTATCAGTTCTT AATTTGGTGGATTTAGCTGGGTCTGAACGTGCAGCCAAGACTGGCGCAGAAGGCGTGCGACTGAAAGAGGGTTCTCATATAAACAAAAGCCTAATGACGCTTGGTACTGTCATAAAAAAGTTAAGTGAAGGTGCAGAAAGCCAAGG CGGTCATGTTCCTTATAGGGACAGTAAGCTCACTCGGATTTTACAGCCTGCACTTGGAGGAAATGCTAACACTTCAATCATTTGCAACATTACATTGGCACAG GTTCATGCGGACGAGACTAAAAGCAGTCTTCAGTTTGCAAGCAGAGCACTGCGTGTTACCAATTGCGCATGTGTTAATGAG ATCCTAACAGATGCAGCTTTATTAAGACGCCAAAGGAAAGAAATTGAAGGGTTACGAGCAAAATTATTG AGCTCTCACTCAGAGCATTTGGGGGAAGAAATACTTAACCTTCGAAACACTCTGCTACAG AGTGAGCTTGAGAAGGACAGAATATCATTGGAGCTAGAAGAGGAAAAGAAAGCTAAAGCTCATCGTGAAAAGAGATTGCTAGAGCAAGCCAAGAAAATTGCTAACCTTAGTTCACTGGTATTATGTTCTGAAAGGGATGATAAGAGTACATACCTTAGTCAG AACAAAAGAAGACTAACATGGTGCCCAGGACCTTCTCGAAAATGTAACAATGAG GTGCCCGTTCCAGATTCAATTGCTACAGATCGCATTAGACATGATTCTGATATTGGTTTCCATGTCCCTTTTGAAgaattaataaaagaaaataatgttAATCCGGATAACATGAATCATGATGCTAGTTTGCCTGATAATTCGGAGGATGACTATGATTGCAAGAACTTCTTTTTTCCAGATGCACATGCTTTGCTGCATGTTACAGATAGGAAAAAAATCCATTCCAAAAAGCTTGGCTTGCTTTCG GCAGTAAGTGAAACTGATGAATGCAACCACATTGACATAGAAAAGAGCATGAGTTGTCATCGCCAG AATGCCCTGGACTTAGAATTTAAAAGCCCAGCAAAAAAGTTATCTGAATTCAGTCCTAGCCATGGCAGCACTATTGCCTCGAGTGGTAAAACAAGCTGCAGCGTAACTCGTGGGTGTAAAAGCTTAACTGAGAGGGAATCAGAGGCAATCGTTGTCATCAAACAACTCCAGGATCAG ATCAAGTCACTAGAAATTGAGAAGGCATCTATTCAAAAAAATTTGGACAATGTTCTTGAGTTGGCTACTGAACAGAATGCTTCCTTCAAGGAGAAGTATGAAGAG ctCAATCAAGAGCTTTTACATGCGCAAGAAGAGGCTAGGGCGTCTTGTGAACAGCTTCAACCAGTGGTACTAACCGATGCAGTTata GGAATTAAGTCAGATTTATCTGGAAAGGTTGTAACTGAAGTCCAAGACTTAGCGATGCAGGTTGAACATTCAAAGAAATCTATGGATGATACTGTATCCATAGTTAAAGATCTATTCAATGATTTCTCCATCCTAGCTGATGCATTTATG GAATTCAGGTCATTTGCTGATGCAGATGCTGCTCAGTTCAAATCAATAATTGCAGGACATAACGAAATACAAAGATGTACGATGAAGAGAAATTGTGAGCTTGAGCAAGAAAAG GACATTCTCCACAAACAATCTGTTGCCTATCAGAATCAACTGCAGGAACTTATATCTGAATTGGAAAATCAGCGGAAAGCTATGGAT GATCTTGGACTTCAACATGATCTTCAGAGGGATGACCTCCTGTCTCAAGTCCTCAGTCTTCAAAAAGAAGTGTCATGCTTGTCATCCTCTTCTATAGTAAGAGAGAAGGAAACCATCAGAAAGGAACTTGATAAAACCAAGGCAAAGTTGAAGGATACGGATTTCAAGCTTAAAAATGCTATTCAAGACAAGATAAAACTAGAG AGTGAAAAGGCACAGGCTGAGCGAGAAATCAAGCACTTGCAAAGTCAAAATGTTGTTCTCGAACGTGATATTTGGAGACGTGACTCACTTGGTGCTAGGATGCGTGACTCTAAATCAAGTGATTATAACCGGCAAAAGGGTGTCAACATGATTGAGCAAAATCTTCAG GAAGACCACCAAAAACTAGAGCTTCGTGTCTTTGAAATGGAGGCTGAGATCACTTGTTTGAATGAGGCTTTGCTGTGTGCATTTAATGAAAAGGAAGAAGCCGTCTCAAggaatgaatttttgaattcagaaatagaggcTCTTTCGGAGAAGTTAGGCACTGCAGGTTCTGAGATAAAGTCATTGAAGGGGGAGATGGTAGCCATG GCAGAGAGATTGGTTGAGTCTGAATCAGTTTTGAAAGAAACGGAGTCCTCTATGAACTCTGTgttaagagaaaaagaagagatgGGAATA CAATTTGCAGATGCCCTTTTAGAAATGGAGGCAGAAAAATCGATATGGTCATCTAAAGAGAAAGCTTTGTTGGATGCtagtgaaaaattaaaaatgcagATTAATCTGACTCAGAAACTATCTGAAAATTTACAAGAG GCAAAGAATGATCTGAAGTTTTCTGAAGAACAATGCGAGGAACTAAAGGAAAGGCTAATCTTCGTCGAAGAAAAGGCACAGGAAGAGAAACAAAGCAG CTTGGCCAAGTCTTCTGAGATTGATCAACTAAGAAACGATCTTAAGCAGTGTGCAGTTGAGATTGTGGAACTGAATGAA GTGAAGTCAAGATTTGAAGCACTGTCATCAGAACACCAACATACTTGTGAAGAATTACGAAAACTGCAGGAGCACGTGAGCATCATTTCTAGAGAAAAGGATGAGTTATCTTCTCTGGAATCTGCTATTGGTCAAGAATTG ATAGTGAAGGCCAAGACTGATTCAAATGAATTAGAAAAAAGGCTTTTGCAAATGGAACTCAAAATGCACAAG GATAACTTAAACTACAACAAAGAGAGAACAAAGCTCAGAATGCAGCTTCGCTCAATGCAGGCAACTTTAGATGCTTATCGTGGTCGATACAAAGAGGTTGTCGATGAAATGGGTCTGATGAACAAGAAATATGAAGAAGCATCGACCAAGTTAAAGAAGCAACTAGCTCAATATGGTAATGAAATACTTAACTTGAAGAAGCAGTTGGTCACTAAATAA
- the LOC121989565 gene encoding kinesin-like protein KIN-7I isoform X3 codes for MFLIGTVSSLGFYSLHLEEMLTLQSFATLHWHRFMRTRLKAVFSLQAEHCVLPIAHVLMRESIGAQIFFKARFNVCTTQGVQNICGYFVSTRSPATLQTGALSILTDAALLRRQRKEIEGLRAKLLSSHSEHLGEEILNLRNTLLQSELEKDRISLELEEEKKAKAHREKRLLEQAKKIANLSSLVLCSERDDKSTYLSQNKRRLTWCPGPSRKCNNEVPVPDSIATDRIRHDSDIGFHVPFEELIKENNVNPDNMNHDASLPDNSEDDYDCKNFFFPDAHALLHVTDRKKIHSKKLGLLSAVSETDECNHIDIEKSMSCHRQNALDLEFKSPAKKLSEFSPSHGSTIASSGKTSCSVTRGCKSLTERESEAIVVIKQLQDQIKSLEIEKASIQKNLDNVLELATEQNASFKEKYEELNQELLHAQEEARASCEQLQPVVLTDAVIGIKSDLSGKVVTEVQDLAMQVEHSKKSMDDTVSIVKDLFNDFSILADAFMEFRSFADADAAQFKSIIAGHNEIQRCTMKRNCELEQEKDILHKQSVAYQNQLQELISELENQRKAMDDLGLQHDLQRDDLLSQVLSLQKEVSCLSSSSIVREKETIRKELDKTKAKLKDTDFKLKNAIQDKIKLESEKAQAEREIKHLQSQNVVLERDIWRRDSLGARMRDSKSSDYNRQKGVNMIEQNLQEDHQKLELRVFEMEAEITCLNEALLCAFNEKEEAVSRNEFLNSEIEALSEKLGTAGSEIKSLKGEMVAMAERLVESESVLKETESSMNSVLREKEEMGIQFADALLEMEAEKSIWSSKEKALLDASEKLKMQINLTQKLSENLQEAKNDLKFSEEQCEELKERLIFVEEKAQEEKQSSLAKSSEIDQLRNDLKQCAVEIVELNEVKSRFEALSSEHQHTCEELRKLQEHVSIISREKDELSSLESAIGQELIVKAKTDSNELEKRLLQMELKMHKDNLNYNKERTKLRMQLRSMQATLDAYRGRYKEVVDEMGLMNKKYEEASTKLKKQLAQYGNEILNLKKQLVTK; via the exons ATGTTCCTTATAGGGACAGTAAGCTCACTCGGATTTTACAGCCTGCACTTGGAGGAAATGCTAACACTTCAATCATTTGCAACATTACATTGGCACAG GTTCATGCGGACGAGACTAAAAGCAGTCTTCAGTTTGCAAGCAGAGCACTGCGTGTTACCAATTGCGCATGTGTTAATGAG AGAGTCAATCGGTGCACAAATATTCTTCAAAGCAAGATTCAATGTGTGCACAACGCAAGGAGTCCAAAATATATGTGGGTACTTTGTCTCAACGAGAAGCCCAGCAACTTTGCAAACAGGAGCATTATCG ATCCTAACAGATGCAGCTTTATTAAGACGCCAAAGGAAAGAAATTGAAGGGTTACGAGCAAAATTATTG AGCTCTCACTCAGAGCATTTGGGGGAAGAAATACTTAACCTTCGAAACACTCTGCTACAG AGTGAGCTTGAGAAGGACAGAATATCATTGGAGCTAGAAGAGGAAAAGAAAGCTAAAGCTCATCGTGAAAAGAGATTGCTAGAGCAAGCCAAGAAAATTGCTAACCTTAGTTCACTGGTATTATGTTCTGAAAGGGATGATAAGAGTACATACCTTAGTCAG AACAAAAGAAGACTAACATGGTGCCCAGGACCTTCTCGAAAATGTAACAATGAG GTGCCCGTTCCAGATTCAATTGCTACAGATCGCATTAGACATGATTCTGATATTGGTTTCCATGTCCCTTTTGAAgaattaataaaagaaaataatgttAATCCGGATAACATGAATCATGATGCTAGTTTGCCTGATAATTCGGAGGATGACTATGATTGCAAGAACTTCTTTTTTCCAGATGCACATGCTTTGCTGCATGTTACAGATAGGAAAAAAATCCATTCCAAAAAGCTTGGCTTGCTTTCG GCAGTAAGTGAAACTGATGAATGCAACCACATTGACATAGAAAAGAGCATGAGTTGTCATCGCCAG AATGCCCTGGACTTAGAATTTAAAAGCCCAGCAAAAAAGTTATCTGAATTCAGTCCTAGCCATGGCAGCACTATTGCCTCGAGTGGTAAAACAAGCTGCAGCGTAACTCGTGGGTGTAAAAGCTTAACTGAGAGGGAATCAGAGGCAATCGTTGTCATCAAACAACTCCAGGATCAG ATCAAGTCACTAGAAATTGAGAAGGCATCTATTCAAAAAAATTTGGACAATGTTCTTGAGTTGGCTACTGAACAGAATGCTTCCTTCAAGGAGAAGTATGAAGAG ctCAATCAAGAGCTTTTACATGCGCAAGAAGAGGCTAGGGCGTCTTGTGAACAGCTTCAACCAGTGGTACTAACCGATGCAGTTata GGAATTAAGTCAGATTTATCTGGAAAGGTTGTAACTGAAGTCCAAGACTTAGCGATGCAGGTTGAACATTCAAAGAAATCTATGGATGATACTGTATCCATAGTTAAAGATCTATTCAATGATTTCTCCATCCTAGCTGATGCATTTATG GAATTCAGGTCATTTGCTGATGCAGATGCTGCTCAGTTCAAATCAATAATTGCAGGACATAACGAAATACAAAGATGTACGATGAAGAGAAATTGTGAGCTTGAGCAAGAAAAG GACATTCTCCACAAACAATCTGTTGCCTATCAGAATCAACTGCAGGAACTTATATCTGAATTGGAAAATCAGCGGAAAGCTATGGAT GATCTTGGACTTCAACATGATCTTCAGAGGGATGACCTCCTGTCTCAAGTCCTCAGTCTTCAAAAAGAAGTGTCATGCTTGTCATCCTCTTCTATAGTAAGAGAGAAGGAAACCATCAGAAAGGAACTTGATAAAACCAAGGCAAAGTTGAAGGATACGGATTTCAAGCTTAAAAATGCTATTCAAGACAAGATAAAACTAGAG AGTGAAAAGGCACAGGCTGAGCGAGAAATCAAGCACTTGCAAAGTCAAAATGTTGTTCTCGAACGTGATATTTGGAGACGTGACTCACTTGGTGCTAGGATGCGTGACTCTAAATCAAGTGATTATAACCGGCAAAAGGGTGTCAACATGATTGAGCAAAATCTTCAG GAAGACCACCAAAAACTAGAGCTTCGTGTCTTTGAAATGGAGGCTGAGATCACTTGTTTGAATGAGGCTTTGCTGTGTGCATTTAATGAAAAGGAAGAAGCCGTCTCAAggaatgaatttttgaattcagaaatagaggcTCTTTCGGAGAAGTTAGGCACTGCAGGTTCTGAGATAAAGTCATTGAAGGGGGAGATGGTAGCCATG GCAGAGAGATTGGTTGAGTCTGAATCAGTTTTGAAAGAAACGGAGTCCTCTATGAACTCTGTgttaagagaaaaagaagagatgGGAATA CAATTTGCAGATGCCCTTTTAGAAATGGAGGCAGAAAAATCGATATGGTCATCTAAAGAGAAAGCTTTGTTGGATGCtagtgaaaaattaaaaatgcagATTAATCTGACTCAGAAACTATCTGAAAATTTACAAGAG GCAAAGAATGATCTGAAGTTTTCTGAAGAACAATGCGAGGAACTAAAGGAAAGGCTAATCTTCGTCGAAGAAAAGGCACAGGAAGAGAAACAAAGCAG CTTGGCCAAGTCTTCTGAGATTGATCAACTAAGAAACGATCTTAAGCAGTGTGCAGTTGAGATTGTGGAACTGAATGAA GTGAAGTCAAGATTTGAAGCACTGTCATCAGAACACCAACATACTTGTGAAGAATTACGAAAACTGCAGGAGCACGTGAGCATCATTTCTAGAGAAAAGGATGAGTTATCTTCTCTGGAATCTGCTATTGGTCAAGAATTG ATAGTGAAGGCCAAGACTGATTCAAATGAATTAGAAAAAAGGCTTTTGCAAATGGAACTCAAAATGCACAAG GATAACTTAAACTACAACAAAGAGAGAACAAAGCTCAGAATGCAGCTTCGCTCAATGCAGGCAACTTTAGATGCTTATCGTGGTCGATACAAAGAGGTTGTCGATGAAATGGGTCTGATGAACAAGAAATATGAAGAAGCATCGACCAAGTTAAAGAAGCAACTAGCTCAATATGGTAATGAAATACTTAACTTGAAGAAGCAGTTGGTCACTAAATAA